A single Rattus norvegicus strain BN/NHsdMcwi chromosome 5, GRCr8, whole genome shotgun sequence DNA region contains:
- the Creb3 gene encoding cyclic AMP-responsive element-binding protein 3 — protein sequence MDPGGQDLLALDPGDQDLLALDPGDQDLLGFLLEESGDLWAATEQDIETPLDLELSPSENSVQELSDWEVEDLLSSLLSPSSSPDVLNSSSSSILHDHNYSLPQEHVSIDLDPGSFEKEGFRMNPLRVEETAAEQELSTLILTEEEKRLLEKEGLTLPSTLPLTKVEEQVLKRVRRKIRNKRAAQESRKKKKVYVVGLESRVLKYTAQNQELQNKVQHLEEQNLSLLDQLRKLQAMVTEIANKTSSGSTCVLVLLLSFCLLLVPAMYSSDVRGSVPAEYVVLHRKLRALPSEDQHQPKLSALQPELPMGSTNQLESSEHTFLAPSNVSCLNHMAQTEQPPHWPLLDLSSEMPFSGSDLLLQANLTESGGWLSTHSPSSIILQGRYSG from the exons ATGGATCCTGGTGGTCAGGACCTGCTAGCTTTGGATCCTGGTGATCAGGACCTGCTAGCTTTGGATCCTGGTGATCAGGACCTGCTGGGCTTCCTGCTAGAGGAAAGTGGAGATTTGTGGGCTGCGACTGAGCAGGACATAGAGACTCCCCTGGACTTGGAGCTGTCGCCTTCCGAG AACTCCGTGCAAGAATTGAGCGACTGGGAGGTAGAGGATTTACTGAGCTCTCTGCTCAGTCCCTCGTCATCGCCGGATGTTCTCAACTCTTCTAGTTCTTCTATTCTCCATGATCACAACTATTCCCTTCCACAGGAGCACGTCTCCATAGATCTAG ATCCTGGGAGCTTTGAAAAGGAGGGGTTCCGCATGAATCCATTGCGTGTGGAGGAGACAGCAGCAGAGCAG GAACTTTCTACACTGATACTGacggaggaagagaaaaggcttTTGGAGAAGGAGGGGCTCACTCTGCCCTCAACACTTCCTCTCACTAAG GTGGAGGAACAAGTTCTAAAACGAGTACGGAGGAAGATTCGTAACAAGAGAGCAGCTCAAGAAAGCCGCAAGAAGAAGAAGGTGTATGTAGTGGGGCTAGAGAGCAG GGTCTTGAAATACACAGCCCAGAATCAGGAGCTTCAGAACAAGGTGCAGCATCTGGAGGAACAGAATCT GTCCCTTCTAGATCAGCTGAGGAAACTTCAGGCCATGGTGACTGAGATAGCAAACAAAACCAGCAGTGGCAGCACTTGCGTTCTG GTCCTCCTGCTGTCCTTCTGCCTTCTTCTGGTACCTGCTATGTACTCCTCTGATGTGAGGGGGAGTGTGCCCGCTGAGTATGTTG TGTTGCACCGCAAGCTTCGTGCCCTGCCCAGCGAGGACCAGCATCAGCCGAAGCTGTCTGCCCTACAGCCAGAGCTACCAATGGGCAGCACAAACCAGTTGGAGAGCTCAGAACATACATTCCTGGCCCCCAGCAATGTTTCCTGCCTGAACCACATGGCTCAAACAGAGCAACCCCCGCACTGGCCACTCCTtgatctttcttcagagatgccCTTCTCAGGCTCCGACCTTCTCCTGCAAGCAAATCTTACAGAAAGTGGAGGATGGCTCTCTACCCACAGCCCTTCTTCGATCATCTTACAGGGCAGGTATTCAGGTTAG